The Canis lupus familiaris isolate Mischka breed German Shepherd chromosome 14, alternate assembly UU_Cfam_GSD_1.0, whole genome shotgun sequence genome window below encodes:
- the OR2T24 gene encoding olfactory receptor family 2 subfamily T member 24 (The RefSeq protein has 1 substitution compared to this genomic sequence) yields MNIWNTTSDFILLGLFNYTEAHLFLFVMILTIAFSSLVGNALMILLIHQDFQLHTPMYFLLSQLSLMDMMLISTIVPKMAADYLSGKKSISPAGCGLQIFFFITLEGSECFLLASMSYDRYVAVCHPLRYPVLMSWQLCLRMTVGSWSLGAADGLMQAAATLSFPFCDAHEINHFFCEAPTLVRLACADTFVFEYVMYICCVLMLLVPFSLILISYSLILAVVLQMRSREARKKAFATCSSHLTVVGLFYGAAIFIYMRPKSYRSANHDKVVSAFYTIFTPVLNPIIYSLRNSEVKGALRKCMGQCATINHE; encoded by the coding sequence ATGAACATCTGGAACACCACCTCAGATTTCATTCTCCTGGGACTCTTTAACTACACAGAAGCCCACCTATTTCTCTTTGTGATGATTCTGACAATTGCCTTCAGCTCCCTGGTGGGCAATGCCCTCATGATTCTCCTGATTCACCAAGATTTCCAGCTCCACACACCCATGTACTTCCTACTGAGTCAACTCTCCCTCATGGACATGATGCTGATCTCCACCATTGTGCCCAAAATGGCAGCTGACTACTTGAGTGGCAAGAAGTCCATCTCCCCTGCTGGCTGTGGGCTTCAGATCTTCTTCTTCATCACTTTGGAAGGGAGCGAGTGCTTCCTCTTAGCATCCAtgtcctatgaccgctatgtggctgTTTGCCACCCACTGAGGTACCCCGTTCTCATGAGCTGGCAATTATGCCTGAGAATGACCGTGGGGTCCTGGTCCCTGGGGGCAGCTGATGGGCTCATGCAGGCTGCTGCCACCCTGAGTTTTCCATTCTGTGGTGCACATGAGATCAATCATTTCTTCTGTGAGGCCCCCACTCTGGTGCGTTTGGCTTGTGCTGACACGTTTGTTTTTGAGTATGTCATGTATATCTGCTGTGTATTAATGCTGCTGGTTCCGTTTTCTCTCATCCTGATTTCCTATAGTCTCATCCTTGCTGTGGTTCTCCAGATGCGTTCTAGAGAAGCCCGCAAGAAAGCTTTTGCCACCTGCTCCTCACATCTGACTGTGGTGGGACTCTTTTATGGAGcagctatttttatttacatgagacCCAAATCCTACAGGTCAGCTAACCACGATAAAGTGGTGTCAGCCTTCTATACTATCTTCACCCCAGTGCTGAACCCCATTATCTACAGTCTTAGAAACAGTGAAGTCAAAGGAGCCCTGAGAAAGTGTATGGGTCAATGTGCTACCATAAATCATGAGTAA